In Arthrobacter sp. CJ23, the genomic window GCGCCCGGGATGCCGTAGAGCTCGATCACGGCAACGTACGGGCTCTTGGCCACGTTGGCGCTGTTCCACGGCAGGAGGGTGACCACAATGGCGATGGAGCCGATGTAGAAGACCAGGATGCGCCACACCGTGGACTTCACGGCCTTCTTGACGGCGTCCACCGGGTTTTCGGATTCGCCGGCGGCAATGGTGGCGATTTCGGCGCCGAAGAACGCGAAGACCACAACCAGGATTCCGGCCAGGACTGCGCCGGGGCCATTGGGCATGAAGCCGCCCTGCTCCAGCAGGTTGGTGACGCCTGGGGCGGGGACGCCCGGGATCAGGCCCATGATGGCGGCGATGCCTGCAACCAGGAAGATCACGATCGCGGCGACCTTGATGGAGGCAAACCAGAACTCGAACTCGCCGTAGGACTTCACGGAGCCCAGGTTGGTGAGGGTCAGCAGCACCATGAGGACCAGCGCGCCCACCCATTGGTCGATTCCCGGAACCCAGCGGTGGATGATCGCGGCCCCGGCCGTCGCCTCGATGCCGAGGACGATGATCCAGAACCAGGCGTACAGCCAGCCGATGCTGAAGCCGGCCCAGCGGCCCAGCGCCTTGTCCGCATAGGTGGAGAAGGACCCGGTTTCCGGGTTGGCGGCGGCCATTTCGCCGAGCATCCGCATGACCAGGATGACCACCAGGCCCGCCGCCATGTAGGCGAGAAGGATGCCAGGGCCGGCCTGCTGGATGGCCGCGCCGGAACCCACGAACAGGCCCGCGCCGATGACGCCGGCGATGGCGATCATGGACAGGTGCCGTGGTTTCAGTGACTTCGAAAGCTGTTGGTCAGCGTGCATGGTGGGGGCGCCGTCCTTTGGAGTTGGGGGGAGGGCCAGGGCGTGATGTGCGTCGGGCCACAGGGTTTTCACCCTAGCCCGGGCGCAAGGGGTCCAAGGTTGTGCAATCGAACAGTCAGGCGCGCCCAAAATCCACGCAATGCACAAAATAGGATAGCAATAGGGATCAGATATTGCTCATTAGGCAACTCTGAAATAGACCCGAAACGAGTCTTTCGGGACGCGGGCACCTCCGGCCGCGGCCAACACCAGCGAAGCCGCGGCGCGCAAGGAGGCGCTCCGCCGCCGTAATTTCCGTTACCTAATTGTGATTAATCCGGCGGCATGCTGTACGGTCGATCAAATGGGCCGACCGTTCCGGCCCACCTCCGGGCAGACGCCAAGCTCTGCCACTGCCCGGATTCCACTACTTTGTGGCAGAGACGGGGGACCCAGAGTCTCCGGGCCATGGCTTCCATGCCGGCCCTAGGGGTGAAGCCGCAGCGCTACGCGCGCGGCCGGATGACCTCATCCGAATCCGACAGCTAACTCCGCAGGCGTTGAGAGGTATACGACCATGTCTTCCAAGGATCAGTCGCGCCCTGAAGCGCGCCACAAAGCAAGCAATTCCACCCCGGCCACAGAGGGCAGGTCCCTGCTCAGCAGGGTCGCCCGCCAGGCCAAGCGCCCACGAAACATGGTGTTGTCGGCAGCCGTGGTGGCTGCCCTGCTGGGCAGCACCGCGTTCAGCCAGGCCTTCGACCAGTCCACAGCCTCGAGTGACCTGAGCCTGGCCTCCAGCACCTCAGGCAAGTCCGACCGCGCGCCGGGCCGGGCGAAGAACGCACAGGCACTGGCACCGACAACCGTGGCACCGGCCCCTACGGCCACTGCCACGGCGGCCCCCGCGCCCACCACGGAGGCCCCCTCCCCCACCGCAACCGCGCCAGCACCGGCACCCTCGCCGTCGTCGACGCCGACCGCTACCCAGACCACCACGGCCGCACCAGCACCCGCGCTCCCGGTCACCTCGTCGACGCCCATGCCCGTGGGGGTTCCCGGGGCCTGGACGATGGCGTTTGCCGATGAATTCAGCGGCACTTCGCTGGACACCAACAAGTGGTCCAACTGCTGGTTCTCCCCCACATGCGGAACCATGAACAAGGTCACCACGAGCCCCAGCAACGTCGCCGTCACCGGTGGCAACCTTGTCCTGTCCCTGAACTCGTCAACCTCCGGTTCGCTGGTTTCGACCAACCCGCGCGGCGGAGCTGGCACCGGCTACGAGTTCACCACCGGCTATGTCGAGGCGCGTATCCGCTTCCCCGGTGATGGCACCAACCTCTACAACTGGCCCGCGTTCTGGACAAACGGCCAGTCATGGCCCGCAAACGGCGAAAATGACATCGCCGAGGTCCTCAGCGGCAAGATGACGGTGAACTACCACTCAACGTCGGGCGCCCACAACCAGGGGACAGTCCCCGGGGACTGGTCCAACAACTTCCACACCTTCGGCCTTCACCGGATGGCCAACTCCGCTGACGTCTACTTCGACGGCGTGAAGGTG contains:
- a CDS encoding amino acid permease codes for the protein MHADQQLSKSLKPRHLSMIAIAGVIGAGLFVGSGAAIQQAGPGILLAYMAAGLVVILVMRMLGEMAAANPETGSFSTYADKALGRWAGFSIGWLYAWFWIIVLGIEATAGAAIIHRWVPGIDQWVGALVLMVLLTLTNLGSVKSYGEFEFWFASIKVAAIVIFLVAGIAAIMGLIPGVPAPGVTNLLEQGGFMPNGPGAVLAGILVVVFAFFGAEIATIAAGESENPVDAVKKAVKSTVWRILVFYIGSIAIVVTLLPWNSANVAKSPYVAVIELYGIPGAGTIMDIVVLTSVLSCLNSGLYTASRMLFSLSQRGDAPKSWMKISKRGVPAAAVLASTVVGFITVGLNYIAPDTVFLFLVNTSGAIALFVWLVIAASQLILRRRMGAAAKDLALKMWFFPYLTWLAIISIIALLVGMVILESTRESLILSLALAAVVVGIGVWRYRKGRAVALPATPAAEDAELESVDAGPAS
- a CDS encoding glycoside hydrolase family 16 protein, with the translated sequence MSSKDQSRPEARHKASNSTPATEGRSLLSRVARQAKRPRNMVLSAAVVAALLGSTAFSQAFDQSTASSDLSLASSTSGKSDRAPGRAKNAQALAPTTVAPAPTATATAAPAPTTEAPSPTATAPAPAPSPSSTPTATQTTTAAPAPALPVTSSTPMPVGVPGAWTMAFADEFSGTSLDTNKWSNCWFSPTCGTMNKVTTSPSNVAVTGGNLVLSLNSSTSGSLVSTNPRGGAGTGYEFTTGYVEARIRFPGDGTNLYNWPAFWTNGQSWPANGENDIAEVLSGKMTVNYHSTSGAHNQGTVPGDWSNNFHTFGLHRMANSADVYFDGVKVKSYATDDGGAPQYIILNVGASGSSPAAYGAASQVQVDYVRAWK